The DNA sequence CCCCAGCAACAACAACCAAGTTAACCAGCTCCCTAAGCTTCTTGTTCTTACCATACCACTCAACCAGTCCAGTGATGTTCTTTACACGGTCCAGCCTTGCCATTGTGAAGAGGACTGGCTTGTTCCTGTCCTTCAACACACACAAGTGTTCTTTGTTCTCCTCTTGGCTGTAGATGAGCTCTTCGATTTCAGGGTGGAAATGTGTCAACCTCTTTTCCTTCTCTGTGTAAGGGAAGTAAATGTCCATGTCAGCTCCCGGTGAAACAATGTTGAACTTGGGATCAAAGACATCAATCCCATGAACAACACGGTAGAGACCAGGCATGGTGAAGGCGGTGTGACTCTCATACTGACCAACAGTATCTTTGCTTCCAGCAATCTCCTGGAAGGTACTGGTGATAATGAAGTCAGTGTGGTTCATGGCGATAAGATCAGCTGTGAACTGGCAAGAGAAGTGGTACTTGTCGTCTAGTTTCTTCCAGTAAAGGTCTGAATCAGGGTACTTTGTCTTCTCCAAAGCATGGGCAATGGTGCACTGAGTAACACTCAATTTATGTGCCAACAATGAGGCCACAATGTTACCGTCACTGTAGTTTCCAATAATGAGATCAGGCTTGCCCTGGAACTCTTTAGCAAGCTCTGTTGCAACATCCTAATATCACCAAAGATGGTTAGTCTTAATCATAGTCAAATACAAGACAATAAAAGCTACTGAGTAAACTCAACCGAACAAGATCTACCTCGGTGTAAGTCTCTAGGTATGGCCACACTTCGAATCTTGAGATCCATTTGCGGACAATTCCCTTCTCGGTTCTAAAGGGAACACGAAGAATATCGGAATGTTTGGTATTGTACACCTTCTCAAGACGCTGACCACAAGTAGTTCCTACGGCATCAGGAAGGAGCCTTGTCACCTGCGTTGTAAGAAACATCGTAACATTAGATAAAGGTACAAGATCATTGAACTAGATGAACTAGCTGAGCTAAATCAGATCCAGAAAACTTACAACAAGAATGCGAGGGATGATATCTAGCCCTTGTTCCTTGATACGTTTAAGCATCTCATTCTCCAAAGCACGAACTTGATCCAAGATATAAACAACCTAGAAACAGCAATCCAACGTAAAGAAATGTTAATGAACTTGAATGAACACAAAAAAAAGGTTAAACAGTGAAGAACATTAATATGCTCATAGACTAACCTGACCACCAGTGTCGGGGTACCCCAACACATCGTCTTGGGCAAAGTAACCATGAGGAGTCATGATCACAACATTGAACACCATGGGAATTCTGCCAAGGAACTTTTCTAGATTGCAAGGATCAGGTGCCTCAAGGAGCTCCAAGAGGAGTTGGATCATTTCGAGCACGCGCCCAGCGTTGTCTCCCCAACCTCTCTCCAAACCAAGATCCTGCAACTTGATCTCAAAACTCTTATATGGGGTTTCTGGTGCGAGTGTAGCCAGGAACTCCTCTGCCTTCCTCAGAACATGTTGAAGTGCATTCACATTCTGAATTCTGTCATTCAGCATCATATTCtgcacaaaaaacaaaaacaccaaTCAATTTTTCAGATGTCACAAAAATTAAACTACAACAAGGGTAGATCAaccaaaaaaacatatataccttGCCCTTGTAGCAGTGAACTCGGAGAAACTCAAGCAGTGGGTGCATGCTCTCCTTGTCATGGAAGAGCTTTGCAGATAGGTGACGGTTGAGGAACTCGACACCATTTCCAATAGATTTGGAAAGAGTTGGTTTGGGGAAAGAGGCATTGAATGGTTCAAAGTCCAATTCAAGCACAAAGTTGCCATTGAGACTGCAATTCGCAACAGTAGCACCAAATATTTAAGATGATAAGAACTACAAACAAATCAAACATCGGTAGGGTAGGAAACTGAAGTATAACCAAATCCAACCCACCTTCCATCAACAAGCTCCTCTTTGAAGTGCAAGTACTCAGGCACAAGCAACTCCTCGGCAACAAGTGAGTGCACATTAACCCGAATGTACTCCCAAACTCCAGGCCTGGGACGAACAGCGAGTGCCACCCATGGAGGCAGAACAATAGCTTCCTACATTAACAAAAAAACCCCAGGTTCAAAGCAAAACACAGACATCATAACCAAATAATGACTACATATACCAAAAATTAgcgggggaaaaaaaaaaagtgacatCTTCTAAGGTTTACCTGGGTGTTCTTCAGAACTTCCCCAAATGCACCTTCCGACAATTTTTGTCTGCTGGCTTCAGGAATTGCTTCAAACTCATCAATCAGCTGATGGGGCTGCAAAAACCCTTTTCCCTTGGCTTCAATCCTACAAGACCACAACCCCACACATATTAAACCCTCTAAAACTACGTAGCTTTCACTGATCC is a window from the Rosa chinensis cultivar Old Blush chromosome 2, RchiOBHm-V2, whole genome shotgun sequence genome containing:
- the LOC112186368 gene encoding sucrose synthase, coding for MADSRVLSRVHSLRERLDDTLSAHRNEILGFLSRIEAKGKGFLQPHQLIDEFEAIPEASRQKLSEGAFGEVLKNTQEAIVLPPWVALAVRPRPGVWEYIRVNVHSLVAEELLVPEYLHFKEELVDGSLNGNFVLELDFEPFNASFPKPTLSKSIGNGVEFLNRHLSAKLFHDKESMHPLLEFLRVHCYKGKNMMLNDRIQNVNALQHVLRKAEEFLATLAPETPYKSFEIKLQDLGLERGWGDNAGRVLEMIQLLLELLEAPDPCNLEKFLGRIPMVFNVVIMTPHGYFAQDDVLGYPDTGGQVVYILDQVRALENEMLKRIKEQGLDIIPRILVVTRLLPDAVGTTCGQRLEKVYNTKHSDILRVPFRTEKGIVRKWISRFEVWPYLETYTEDVATELAKEFQGKPDLIIGNYSDGNIVASLLAHKLSVTQCTIAHALEKTKYPDSDLYWKKLDDKYHFSCQFTADLIAMNHTDFIITSTFQEIAGSKDTVGQYESHTAFTMPGLYRVVHGIDVFDPKFNIVSPGADMDIYFPYTEKEKRLTHFHPEIEELIYSQEENKEHLCVLKDRNKPVLFTMARLDRVKNITGLVEWYGKNKKLRELVNLVVVAGDRRKESQDNEEKAELKKMYELIDTYKLNGQFRWISSQMNRVRNGELYRVIADSKGAFVQPAVYEAFGLTVVEAMTCGLPTFATCKGGPAEIIVHGKSGYHIDPYHGEQAAEILVDFFEKCKKDPSHWDKISQGGLERIYEKYTWKIYSERLLTLTGVYGFWKHVSNLDRLESRRYIEMFYALKYKKLAESVPLAKE